In a single window of the Myxococcus stipitatus genome:
- a CDS encoding multicopper oxidase family protein, which translates to MSRRSMLATAGATLAGGALLLRGGAAHAQPSPAPTASPRAAAKAPARRDWLAPGMPGRDYQPVIVPNGAKLPWKVVDGVKVFHMVAEEVEHEFAPGLKATCWGYNGQVHGPAIEVVEGDRVRFYVTNRLPAPTTVHWHGLILPSGMDGVGGLNQKSIPPGETYRYEFTIKQTGTGMYHSHHDEMTQMALGMVGLFIMHPRRPVGPRVDRDFALMLHEWRIDPGAKRPDPNEMTDFNILTFNAKAFPGTEPLVVRKGDRVRIRLGNLSAMDHHPIHLHGYHFRVTETDAGRIPESAQFPETTVLVPVGSTRTFEFVADAPGDWAMHCHMTHHVMNQMGHDLPNLIGVKPGDLDAKVRTLLPGYMTMGQEGMGDMGDMGMAMPGNSIPMTGANGKYGYITMGGMFTILKVRERLDGEGDPGWYEAPAGTVAMEASLDELRKDGIDVAAPPRAEPGSPMSKLRG; encoded by the coding sequence ATGAGCCGCCGCAGCATGCTCGCCACCGCGGGCGCCACGCTCGCGGGCGGTGCGCTGCTCCTGCGCGGCGGCGCCGCTCACGCGCAGCCATCGCCAGCGCCCACGGCGTCCCCACGCGCCGCCGCCAAGGCGCCCGCGCGGCGCGACTGGCTGGCCCCTGGCATGCCTGGGCGCGACTACCAGCCGGTCATCGTCCCCAACGGCGCGAAGCTGCCGTGGAAGGTGGTCGACGGCGTGAAGGTGTTCCACATGGTCGCCGAGGAGGTGGAGCACGAGTTCGCTCCGGGCCTCAAGGCGACGTGCTGGGGCTACAACGGGCAGGTGCACGGCCCGGCCATCGAGGTGGTGGAGGGCGACCGCGTCCGCTTCTACGTCACCAACCGGCTGCCGGCGCCCACCACCGTCCACTGGCACGGGCTCATCCTTCCCAGCGGCATGGACGGCGTGGGCGGGCTCAACCAGAAGTCGATTCCGCCCGGGGAGACGTACCGCTACGAGTTCACCATCAAGCAGACGGGCACCGGCATGTATCACTCGCACCATGACGAGATGACGCAGATGGCGCTCGGCATGGTGGGGCTGTTCATCATGCACCCGCGCCGTCCGGTGGGCCCGCGTGTGGACCGCGACTTCGCGCTCATGCTGCACGAGTGGCGCATCGACCCGGGCGCGAAGCGTCCGGACCCGAACGAGATGACGGACTTCAACATCCTCACCTTCAACGCCAAGGCGTTCCCGGGCACGGAGCCGCTCGTGGTCCGCAAGGGAGACCGGGTCCGCATCCGCCTGGGCAACCTGAGCGCGATGGACCATCACCCCATCCACCTGCACGGCTACCACTTCCGCGTCACCGAGACGGACGCGGGCCGCATCCCCGAGTCCGCGCAGTTCCCGGAGACCACCGTCCTCGTGCCCGTGGGCAGCACGCGCACCTTCGAGTTCGTCGCGGACGCGCCGGGCGACTGGGCCATGCACTGCCACATGACCCACCACGTGATGAACCAGATGGGCCACGACCTGCCCAACCTCATCGGCGTGAAGCCGGGTGACCTGGACGCGAAGGTCCGCACGCTGCTGCCCGGCTACATGACCATGGGCCAGGAGGGCATGGGCGACATGGGGGACATGGGCATGGCGATGCCCGGCAATTCCATCCCCATGACGGGCGCGAACGGGAAGTACGGCTACATCACCATGGGCGGCATGTTCACCATCCTCAAGGTGCGCGAGCGGCTGGACGGTGAGGGCGACCCGGGCTGGTAC
- a CDS encoding TolC family protein, which translates to MRALFLAGAALLASGCATIQKERGHAEVAALVEERIGRKTRWNQGTPEDAEVARHLDTLLAKDLSSDDAVEIALLNNPALQATYEDLGVSQADMVQAGLLTNPTLSGSIGFPLSNDGVSETEFSLVQEFVDLFTLPLRKRVAKEQFIADTLRVAHEALATAAEVKKTYSQVQARQQLVELRRMVLEAADSAAQLATLQFGAGNITELELANERAAAEEARLELAQEELALVEDREHLNRLLGLWGPRTQWTLTEKLPAPPGEEAPLEHLESLAIRQRLDIDAARKQVELLWNALELSRSTRFIGRFEVGVHTHRDANGPRLFGPTLSLDLPIFDQRQALIAKLEAQHRQGERRLTELSVNARSEVRAARARLLTLRGVTERYHRVVLPLREKVVEQTQLQYNAMQLGLYVLLEAKRAQVTAWRAYIEAVRDYWMARAELEQLVGGRLPSTPGEAPPVPALPSPSPTQGHESHPGHGHGATP; encoded by the coding sequence GTGAGAGCCCTCTTCCTGGCCGGCGCGGCGCTGCTCGCCAGCGGCTGCGCCACCATCCAAAAGGAGCGAGGCCACGCGGAGGTCGCCGCGCTCGTCGAGGAGCGCATCGGCCGCAAGACGCGCTGGAACCAGGGCACCCCCGAGGACGCGGAGGTCGCCCGACACCTCGACACGCTGCTCGCCAAGGACCTCTCCTCGGACGACGCGGTGGAGATCGCCCTGCTCAACAACCCCGCGCTCCAGGCCACCTACGAGGACCTGGGCGTGTCCCAGGCCGACATGGTCCAGGCCGGCCTGCTCACCAACCCCACCCTCAGCGGCAGCATCGGCTTCCCGCTCTCCAACGACGGCGTCAGCGAGACCGAGTTCTCCCTGGTGCAGGAGTTCGTGGACCTCTTCACCCTGCCCCTGCGCAAGCGCGTGGCCAAGGAGCAGTTCATCGCCGACACGCTGCGCGTCGCGCACGAGGCCCTCGCCACCGCCGCCGAGGTCAAGAAGACCTACAGCCAGGTCCAGGCGCGGCAACAGCTCGTGGAGCTGCGCCGCATGGTCCTCGAGGCCGCCGACTCCGCCGCCCAGCTCGCCACGCTCCAGTTCGGCGCCGGCAACATCACCGAGCTCGAGCTGGCCAACGAGCGCGCCGCCGCCGAGGAGGCCCGGCTCGAGCTGGCCCAGGAGGAGCTGGCGCTCGTCGAGGACCGCGAGCACCTCAACCGGCTGCTCGGACTGTGGGGCCCACGCACGCAGTGGACCCTCACCGAGAAGCTCCCCGCGCCGCCCGGCGAGGAGGCGCCGCTGGAGCACCTGGAGTCGCTCGCCATCCGCCAGCGGCTGGACATCGACGCGGCCCGCAAGCAGGTGGAGCTGTTGTGGAACGCGCTCGAGCTGAGCCGCAGCACGCGCTTCATCGGGCGCTTCGAGGTCGGCGTCCACACGCACCGCGACGCCAACGGCCCGCGCCTGTTCGGCCCCACGCTGTCGCTCGACCTGCCCATCTTCGACCAGCGCCAGGCCCTCATCGCGAAGCTGGAGGCCCAGCACCGCCAGGGCGAGCGGCGGCTCACCGAGCTGTCCGTCAATGCCCGCTCGGAGGTCCGCGCCGCCCGCGCGCGGCTGCTCACGCTCAGGGGCGTCACCGAGCGCTACCACCGCGTCGTCCTCCCCCTGCGCGAGAAGGTCGTCGAGCAGACCCAGCTCCAGTACAACGCCATGCAGCTGGGCCTCTACGTGCTGCTCGAGGCGAAGCGCGCCCAGGTGACCGCCTGGCGCGCGTACATCGAGGCCGTCCGCGACTACTGGATGGCTCGCGCCGAGCTGGAGCAGCTCGTCGGCGGCCGTCTCCCCTCCACTCCGGGCGAGGCGCCTCCCGTGCCCGCCCTCCCCTCCCCCTCGCCCACCCAGGGCCACGAGTCCCATCCCGGCCACGGCCACGGAGCCACCCCATGA
- a CDS encoding heavy metal-binding domain-containing protein has product MRTFSFVLASLFTLAACASEPKRLPPALDPSSPEAPEAPLADLPTTLASTPAPRPSDPHANHGASQAPSGKDDAGTTVYTCPMDPEVRSTTEGRCPKCGMKLVPEKKPAQQQPSQTPPSGHEQHGGHGAHP; this is encoded by the coding sequence ATGCGTACCTTCTCCTTCGTCCTCGCGAGCCTCTTCACGCTCGCCGCCTGCGCTTCCGAGCCGAAGCGCCTCCCGCCCGCCCTGGACCCGTCGAGCCCCGAGGCCCCCGAGGCCCCGCTCGCCGACCTCCCGACCACCCTCGCCTCCACCCCGGCGCCCCGCCCCTCCGACCCGCACGCGAACCACGGCGCCTCCCAGGCCCCCTCCGGCAAGGACGACGCGGGAACGACCGTCTACACCTGCCCCATGGACCCCGAGGTCCGCTCGACCACGGAGGGCCGCTGCCCCAAGTGCGGCATGAAGCTGGTGCCGGAGAAGAAGCCCGCGCAGCAGCAGCCGTCCCAGACGCCTCCCTCGGGCCATGAGCAGCACGGCGGACACGGAGCCCACCCGTGA
- a CDS encoding arsenate reductase ArsC, with the protein MDTVIFACVHNAGRSQMAAAFFNALVAPERARAVSAGTRPGERVHPEVVAAMAEVGLDLSEVRPRLLTDELARDARWLVTMGCGEVCPHVPGSRRDDWPLEDPKGQPVERVREIRDEVRARVVTLLQREGWAR; encoded by the coding sequence ATGGACACGGTCATCTTCGCGTGTGTGCACAACGCGGGGCGTTCGCAGATGGCGGCCGCGTTCTTCAATGCCTTGGTCGCGCCAGAGAGGGCGCGCGCGGTGTCCGCCGGGACGCGGCCGGGGGAGCGTGTCCATCCGGAGGTGGTGGCGGCGATGGCGGAGGTGGGCCTCGACCTCTCGGAGGTCCGGCCCCGCCTGCTCACGGACGAGCTGGCGCGGGATGCCCGGTGGCTCGTCACGATGGGCTGTGGAGAGGTGTGTCCGCACGTGCCTGGCTCGAGGCGCGACGACTGGCCGTTGGAGGACCCGAAGGGGCAGCCGGTGGAGCGGGTGCGCGAGATTCGGGACGAGGTGCGTGCCCGGGTCGTCACGTTGCTTCAGCGTGAGGGCTGGGCGCGATAG
- a CDS encoding DUF6310 domain-containing protein encodes MAAPPVPLVVNPESTTTRPSAVRGGDGAAASSEEVPEPRPSREGKGSRVNPPPPVEATKRPECALQLVPHSGGDAVHDQCADAFPPNRFPGKDVLVHGKRFDALQVGANVLWEIKTDRFDGYSAFLKEQVSKKQVVELQRERDLARSCGYDFAVGVSSAEHRATLLELDVDLKIVVTGC; translated from the coding sequence GTGGCTGCGCCGCCGGTGCCGCTGGTGGTGAATCCGGAGTCCACCACGACGCGGCCCTCGGCGGTGCGGGGCGGGGACGGCGCGGCGGCTTCGTCGGAGGAGGTCCCCGAGCCCCGGCCTTCGAGGGAGGGGAAGGGCTCACGGGTGAATCCGCCGCCGCCCGTGGAGGCGACGAAGCGCCCCGAGTGCGCGCTCCAGCTGGTGCCACACAGCGGTGGTGATGCGGTACATGACCAGTGCGCGGATGCGTTCCCGCCCAACCGCTTCCCAGGCAAGGACGTGCTCGTCCACGGCAAGCGCTTCGACGCGCTCCAGGTCGGCGCGAACGTGCTGTGGGAGATCAAGACCGACCGGTTCGATGGGTACTCGGCGTTCTTGAAGGAACAAGTCAGCAAGAAGCAGGTGGTCGAGCTTCAGCGGGAGCGAGACCTCGCGCGCTCCTGCGGATATGACTTCGCCGTGGGCGTGAGCAGCGCCGAACACCGAGCGACCCTGCTCGAGCTGGATGTCGACCTCAAGATCGTCGTCACGGGATGCTGA
- a CDS encoding DUF5953 family protein produces the protein MAAHNDVLSLVVHAPALVPEEVRPLLLTRAVEEVLHGVVLDWKVTDEGGLVRLDDRGTWLRGRASDGGFPLVCNGDEHHPVMLHGVGLPATSSAGGQPRLAVHMKAPMLATGGRIAGELLERLAEVAGAEWGHATPRRALRNILEQAARPVSGPHRPPGGLPVLQLPVDLASPVIPHHLGWINFWSAATARALGFPDATRDSEWLARAKRTGAGGWVVQLTDTPLDLDTPEHLATLLRAYERFGVVGGRAPPRDT, from the coding sequence ATGGCCGCTCACAATGATGTCCTCTCCCTCGTGGTTCATGCGCCGGCCCTGGTGCCCGAGGAGGTCCGGCCCCTCTTGCTCACGAGGGCAGTGGAGGAAGTGCTCCATGGGGTCGTGCTGGACTGGAAGGTCACCGACGAGGGTGGACTCGTCCGGCTGGATGACAGGGGGACATGGTTGCGCGGGCGCGCATCCGATGGTGGGTTCCCTCTCGTGTGCAACGGAGACGAGCACCATCCCGTGATGCTGCATGGCGTGGGGCTGCCCGCGACATCGAGCGCGGGAGGACAGCCACGACTCGCCGTCCACATGAAGGCTCCCATGCTCGCGACTGGAGGCCGAATCGCGGGAGAGCTCCTGGAGCGGCTCGCCGAGGTCGCTGGCGCGGAGTGGGGCCACGCGACGCCGCGTCGTGCGCTACGAAACATCTTGGAGCAGGCGGCGCGCCCGGTGAGTGGACCACACCGCCCCCCCGGGGGGCTGCCCGTGCTTCAGCTGCCCGTGGACCTCGCCTCCCCCGTGATTCCGCACCACCTCGGGTGGATCAACTTCTGGTCCGCCGCCACGGCGCGGGCGCTCGGCTTCCCGGATGCGACACGGGACTCGGAGTGGCTCGCTCGCGCGAAGAGGACGGGAGCGGGGGGCTGGGTCGTGCAACTCACGGACACGCCCCTGGACCTGGACACCCCCGAGCACCTCGCCACGCTGCTGCGTGCCTACGAGCGCTTCGGGGTGGTTGGCGGGCGCGCCCCGCCCCGGGACACGTAG
- a CDS encoding N-acetylmuramoyl-L-alanine amidase, with the protein MSIRLPSSATTTRLTTTKAAAAATTVTAPAAGLGKGDKGPKVKQLQDALVKLGYLTKAQAATGPGTFGAQTEAAVKKFQGDKKLPTTGYYGEQTAAALKKALGGTTTTPPTQPPGKFDKPAVISAPSPNYDERKGADVDTIVLHHTASNDGKADLSWMRNPKSEVSAHYMVDRDGKIYQLVGDDKRAWHAGKSELHGVPTDVNARSIGIEIVNDGSGKTAFTEAQYKALTQLTGHLMQKYDVPAKNLVGHADVAVPKGRKNDPAPNFDWNRLRKGIGIA; encoded by the coding sequence ATGAGCATCCGACTTCCCTCCTCCGCGACCACGACCCGCCTGACCACGACCAAGGCCGCCGCCGCCGCGACGACCGTCACCGCGCCCGCCGCCGGACTGGGCAAGGGGGACAAGGGCCCCAAGGTGAAGCAGCTCCAGGACGCGCTGGTGAAGCTGGGCTACCTGACGAAGGCGCAGGCGGCGACGGGCCCGGGGACGTTCGGCGCGCAGACGGAAGCGGCGGTGAAGAAGTTCCAGGGCGACAAGAAGCTGCCGACGACGGGCTACTACGGCGAGCAGACGGCCGCCGCGTTGAAGAAGGCGCTGGGTGGCACGACGACGACGCCCCCCACCCAGCCGCCGGGCAAGTTCGACAAGCCCGCCGTCATCAGCGCGCCGTCGCCGAACTACGACGAGCGCAAGGGCGCGGACGTCGACACCATCGTCCTGCACCACACCGCGTCCAACGACGGCAAGGCGGACCTGTCGTGGATGCGCAACCCCAAGAGCGAGGTCTCCGCGCACTACATGGTGGACCGCGACGGGAAGATCTACCAGCTCGTGGGTGACGACAAGCGCGCGTGGCACGCGGGCAAGAGCGAGCTGCACGGCGTGCCCACGGACGTGAACGCGCGCTCCATCGGCATCGAGATCGTCAACGACGGCAGCGGCAAGACGGCCTTCACGGAGGCGCAGTACAAGGCGCTGACGCAGCTGACGGGCCATCTGATGCAGAAGTACGACGTGCCCGCGAAGAACCTGGTGGGCCACGCGGACGTGGCGGTGCCCAAGGGCCGCAAGAACGACCCGGCGCCGAACTTCGACTGGAACCGGCTGCGCAAGGGCATCGGCATCGCCTGA
- a CDS encoding efflux RND transporter permease subunit has translation MATETTPSLVGRILRTSFSRPGLTVVLALALSAFGAVALHGLRRDVFPDLSAPIFNVIVQNPAMGAEELETAVAMPMEVALAGLPDVRRIRSTSQLGVTQVTVEFEPDADYFRSRQYVAERVAQAQGELPPGTDAPLVSSLTGRLNEVFEFTLEAEPGSADLMALRDLAEFEVKNRLLAVPGVAGVERLGGYLRQFQVLLDPDQMVARGITLDEVEHALEGANLNTSGGFVVQGPMEWSVRAVGRAQTVEDLNGTVVALRDDTPVLLGDVADVREAPALRRGIAHRLKGEVVSCRVIKQFGADTQRVAEGVREALTELQQSLPKGVQLRVVYDQSELVDAALGGVSRAILLGALLVVLVLFALLGDWRAALIVTLTLPLSLALAGILLKVAGIGINTMTLGGLAIAVGLLVDAAIIVTENIIHDLREGKGRRSVRDEALSASMEVGRPIAFATLIVVSVFIPLFAMTGIEGRMYQPLAAAVVACLAASLALALTLVPVASALLLKAPRPDQPEDVWLIRKVKGVYAPVLDACMRRSGLVRLVALAITVPALGLAFAVGSDFMPRLDEGAFLLQTVLPPEASLEEVDRLNHLVEDVLLGFPEVDDVVRRTGRAERTEDPMPHTVSDVLVVLKKDRGRSLERLETDMREAVAKVPGVTALFTTPLGMRIDEGLGGSPADISVRIFGPELETLAGLGEKARDIISKVDGVEDLRVEKLSGLPQLRITVNRAAVARVGLTPGDVIRAVRVGLVGEESSQVWKGQRRHDLVVRLADHRRGDLQALRNLLVDGHDGSRIPLSQLADIEETFGAGSVRREAGSRRLAVEASVSGRDLGSTAEEIRERLSTELKLPTGYFVDVGGRVESQERAAQSLAMAIAVAILAVFILLYLALDSVAEALVILATLPDAFVGGILALLIAGETWNVSSLVGLIGLFGIAVQNGLVLVSQTKDLLARGHSFDDAVREASLGRVRPKLMTAATAILGLLPLLVLPLHGTEIERPLAVVMVGGLVTSTIFTLLVLPTFYAFVHGLRERLGRRVMPGGAPTP, from the coding sequence ATGGCCACTGAGACGACGCCGTCGCTCGTCGGGCGCATCCTGCGCACGTCCTTCTCGAGGCCCGGCCTCACCGTGGTGCTCGCCCTGGCGCTGTCCGCGTTCGGCGCGGTGGCGCTCCACGGGTTGCGCCGCGACGTGTTCCCGGACCTGTCCGCGCCCATCTTCAACGTCATCGTCCAGAACCCGGCCATGGGCGCCGAGGAGCTGGAGACGGCGGTGGCCATGCCCATGGAGGTGGCGCTCGCGGGCCTGCCGGACGTGCGGCGCATCCGCTCCACGTCCCAGTTGGGCGTCACCCAGGTCACCGTCGAGTTCGAGCCGGACGCGGACTACTTCCGCAGCCGCCAGTACGTGGCCGAGCGCGTGGCCCAGGCCCAGGGCGAGCTGCCCCCGGGCACGGACGCGCCGCTCGTCTCCAGCCTCACCGGCCGGCTCAACGAGGTCTTCGAGTTCACCCTGGAGGCGGAGCCCGGCTCAGCGGACCTCATGGCCCTGCGAGACCTGGCCGAGTTCGAGGTGAAGAACCGCCTGCTCGCCGTCCCGGGCGTCGCGGGCGTCGAGCGGCTGGGCGGCTACCTGCGCCAGTTCCAGGTGCTGCTGGACCCCGACCAGATGGTGGCGCGCGGCATCACCCTGGACGAGGTGGAGCACGCGCTGGAGGGCGCCAACCTCAACACCTCCGGCGGCTTCGTGGTGCAGGGGCCCATGGAGTGGTCGGTGCGCGCGGTGGGACGCGCGCAGACGGTGGAGGACCTCAACGGCACGGTGGTCGCGTTGCGCGACGACACGCCCGTGCTGCTGGGGGACGTGGCCGACGTGCGCGAGGCTCCCGCCCTGCGCCGGGGCATCGCCCACCGGCTCAAGGGCGAGGTGGTGAGCTGCCGCGTCATCAAGCAGTTCGGCGCGGACACGCAGCGGGTGGCGGAGGGCGTGCGCGAGGCGCTCACGGAGCTGCAACAGTCCCTGCCCAAGGGCGTGCAGCTGCGCGTGGTCTACGACCAGTCGGAGCTGGTGGACGCGGCGCTGGGGGGCGTCAGCCGCGCCATCCTCCTGGGCGCGCTGCTGGTGGTGCTGGTGCTCTTCGCCCTGCTGGGGGACTGGCGCGCGGCGCTCATCGTCACGCTCACCCTGCCCCTGTCGCTGGCGCTGGCGGGCATCCTCCTGAAGGTCGCGGGCATCGGCATCAACACGATGACGCTGGGAGGGCTCGCCATCGCCGTGGGCCTGCTGGTGGACGCGGCCATCATCGTCACGGAGAACATCATCCACGACCTGCGCGAGGGGAAGGGCCGCAGGTCCGTGCGCGACGAAGCGCTGTCCGCGTCGATGGAGGTGGGGCGGCCCATCGCCTTCGCCACGCTCATCGTCGTGTCCGTCTTCATCCCGCTGTTCGCGATGACGGGCATCGAGGGGCGCATGTACCAGCCGCTCGCCGCCGCCGTGGTGGCGTGCCTGGCGGCGTCGCTCGCGCTGGCGCTCACGCTGGTGCCGGTGGCCTCCGCGCTGCTGCTCAAGGCCCCGCGCCCGGACCAGCCCGAGGACGTGTGGCTCATCCGCAAGGTGAAGGGCGTCTACGCGCCGGTGCTGGACGCGTGCATGCGCCGGTCGGGGCTGGTGCGCCTGGTGGCGCTCGCCATCACCGTGCCCGCGCTGGGGCTGGCCTTCGCGGTGGGCAGCGACTTCATGCCCCGCCTGGACGAAGGCGCCTTCCTGCTCCAGACGGTGCTGCCGCCCGAGGCCTCCCTGGAGGAGGTGGACCGCCTCAACCACCTGGTGGAGGACGTGCTGCTCGGCTTCCCGGAGGTGGACGACGTCGTGCGCCGCACCGGCCGCGCCGAGCGCACCGAGGACCCGATGCCGCACACCGTGTCCGACGTGCTCGTCGTGCTCAAGAAGGACCGGGGACGGAGCCTAGAGCGGCTGGAGACGGACATGCGCGAGGCGGTGGCGAAGGTGCCCGGCGTCACCGCGCTGTTCACCACGCCCCTGGGCATGCGCATCGACGAGGGCCTGGGCGGCAGTCCCGCGGACATCTCCGTGCGCATCTTCGGCCCGGAGCTGGAGACGCTCGCGGGGCTGGGCGAGAAGGCGCGCGACATCATCTCCAAGGTGGACGGCGTGGAGGACCTGCGCGTGGAGAAGCTCAGCGGCCTGCCCCAGCTGCGCATCACCGTGAACCGCGCCGCCGTGGCTCGCGTGGGGTTGACGCCCGGCGACGTCATCCGCGCGGTGCGCGTGGGGCTGGTGGGCGAGGAGTCCTCGCAGGTGTGGAAGGGCCAGCGGCGGCACGACCTGGTCGTGCGGCTGGCGGACCACCGGCGCGGCGACCTCCAGGCGCTGCGCAACCTGCTGGTGGACGGGCACGACGGCTCGCGCATCCCCCTGAGCCAGCTGGCGGACATCGAGGAGACCTTCGGCGCCGGCAGCGTGCGCCGCGAGGCCGGCAGCCGGCGACTCGCGGTGGAGGCGAGCGTCTCCGGGCGCGACCTGGGCAGCACCGCGGAGGAGATTCGCGAGCGGCTGTCGACGGAGCTGAAGCTGCCCACCGGCTACTTCGTCGACGTGGGCGGACGCGTGGAGAGCCAGGAGCGCGCCGCGCAGTCCCTGGCGATGGCCATCGCCGTGGCCATCCTCGCGGTGTTCATCCTGCTGTACCTCGCGCTCGACTCCGTGGCCGAGGCGCTCGTCATCCTCGCCACGCTCCCGGACGCCTTCGTCGGCGGCATCCTCGCGCTGCTCATCGCCGGGGAGACCTGGAACGTCTCCAGCCTCGTGGGGCTCATCGGCCTGTTCGGCATCGCCGTGCAGAACGGACTGGTGCTCGTGTCACAGACCAAGGACCTGCTCGCGCGGGGCCACTCGTTCGACGACGCGGTGCGTGAGGCGAGCCTGGGGCGCGTGCGTCCCAAGCTCATGACCGCGGCGACGGCCATCCTCGGCCTGCTGCCCCTGCTCGTGCTGCCCCTGCACGGGACGGAAATCGAACGGCCGCTCGCCGTCGTCATGGTTGGCGGTCTCGTGACATCGACAATTTTCACCCTCCTTGTCCTGCCGACTTTTTACGCATTCGTTCATGGTTTGAGAGAGCGGCTCGGGCGAAGAGTGATGCCAGGGGGTGCTCCAACACCCTGA